A window of the Chitinispirillum alkaliphilum genome harbors these coding sequences:
- a CDS encoding Serine phosphatase RsbU, which yields MKKDSSIFCNNLKKIAFLCESIHDSYTIDMWRGIREEALKRNINVLCFVGGYLEKSAYDSWEFQRNTLYRLLNSRTIDGIIINGNLPTFSSPSILDSLKSQWGDVPVIAVGPKVEKISSICIDNKSGMRALINHLIETHNYKKFAFIKGPETNPESNDRFEAFLEILNKHNITHDPQLVINGTFDKPSGFQAAEKLIGFKKGIEVIVAADDSMAVGALEYLTQEGIKVPQEIAITGFDNVDESMFATPPVTTVCQSMSELGAVAVESLCDYFDGKQFPPHVDKPSKLLVRRSCGCFLEFTSDMLPETVDFFEEDCLSIAEKIKEFQEKSSEWSDTVEFDSLIEILADFRKSVTEEKPDMFLFTLERVLCDQLQSDYAIALWSNTLNLIKESALASSKSSQIGAIVHDITNKAASLLALCASRTQGRHRIKLLDHTASIRDTANEVLNVLELDKLLETISDTFPETGVKSGSVCLYEPYGQTENVKLSLAFMNGKSKDISGFKPFPTKDFLPPGTLGGEDAQAIIVASLFFRENLFGYITMHDGAFEYSSYEKLAEYISTSLNSMKLINEIERQKTHLEIAHKDLKIMQEKEHEYLETITRELETGRKIQKSFLPSLLPKLDEWKIDAAFIPSAQISGDFYDVFMLNENKLFVAIGDVCGKNVGAALLMALIRTLVRVIVGRSEDPLSAVSTINDYILEHHSNSIVGQMFVTLFVGCIDIKSGVIEYINAGHLYPLIINKAADVRELKTSGPAIGLAPNITFDKHHSSIGKNELLFMYTDGVTDARNESDILFEKEAMMSVLLDPNNSVNEKISLIISKLRSHSNSESLFDDVTMLGLERM from the coding sequence ATGAAAAAAGACAGTTCGATATTTTGTAATAATCTCAAAAAAATCGCATTCTTATGCGAGAGTATACATGACTCCTATACTATCGACATGTGGCGGGGAATTCGGGAGGAAGCTCTCAAGCGGAACATAAATGTACTCTGCTTCGTGGGGGGATATCTTGAGAAATCTGCCTATGATTCCTGGGAGTTCCAGCGCAATACTCTGTACCGTCTCCTGAACAGCAGGACGATAGATGGAATTATCATAAACGGGAATCTGCCCACATTCTCTTCTCCTTCTATACTCGACTCCCTTAAGAGCCAGTGGGGAGATGTTCCTGTAATTGCAGTAGGCCCAAAAGTTGAGAAGATCTCTTCTATCTGTATAGATAATAAATCGGGAATGAGAGCACTTATAAATCATCTGATTGAAACTCACAATTATAAGAAATTTGCATTTATAAAAGGGCCCGAGACAAATCCGGAGAGTAACGACCGGTTCGAAGCGTTTCTTGAGATCCTCAATAAGCACAATATCACGCATGATCCCCAACTGGTGATAAACGGCACATTTGATAAACCGAGTGGGTTTCAGGCTGCTGAGAAGTTAATTGGGTTCAAAAAAGGTATAGAGGTTATAGTTGCCGCTGATGACAGTATGGCGGTGGGGGCTCTTGAGTATCTTACCCAGGAGGGGATTAAGGTTCCTCAGGAGATTGCCATAACCGGATTTGATAATGTAGATGAAAGTATGTTTGCCACACCTCCCGTAACAACGGTCTGCCAGTCGATGTCGGAGTTGGGGGCTGTGGCAGTTGAGTCGCTTTGTGATTATTTTGATGGGAAACAGTTTCCCCCTCATGTTGACAAACCCTCCAAGCTTCTTGTAAGAAGATCATGCGGGTGCTTTCTTGAGTTTACTTCCGATATGCTGCCTGAAACGGTCGACTTTTTTGAGGAGGATTGTCTTTCAATTGCGGAGAAGATTAAGGAGTTTCAGGAAAAGAGCAGTGAGTGGTCAGATACCGTTGAGTTCGATTCGCTCATAGAGATACTTGCTGATTTCAGAAAAAGTGTAACAGAGGAGAAACCCGATATGTTTCTTTTTACCCTTGAGCGGGTCCTCTGTGATCAGCTTCAAAGCGATTATGCCATAGCGCTTTGGAGCAATACATTGAATCTTATAAAGGAAAGTGCTCTTGCAAGCAGTAAGTCATCACAAATTGGTGCAATAGTGCATGATATCACAAATAAAGCGGCAAGCCTTCTTGCCCTCTGTGCCTCAAGAACACAGGGCCGGCACAGAATCAAGCTGCTTGACCATACAGCCTCTATCAGAGATACTGCAAATGAGGTTCTTAATGTGCTTGAACTCGATAAGCTGCTTGAAACAATTTCTGACACTTTCCCTGAAACCGGAGTAAAAAGCGGCAGCGTATGCCTTTATGAACCATACGGTCAGACAGAAAACGTAAAACTTTCCCTCGCTTTTATGAACGGTAAATCGAAGGATATTTCCGGTTTTAAACCTTTCCCCACAAAAGATTTCCTGCCTCCGGGAACCTTGGGGGGAGAGGATGCTCAGGCCATTATAGTGGCATCGCTCTTTTTCAGGGAGAATCTCTTTGGGTACATAACAATGCATGATGGGGCATTTGAGTATTCAAGTTATGAGAAATTGGCAGAGTATATCAGTACCAGTCTCAACTCAATGAAGTTAATCAACGAAATTGAGCGTCAGAAAACCCATCTTGAAATTGCCCACAAAGACCTGAAAATAATGCAGGAAAAGGAGCATGAGTATCTTGAGACCATAACACGGGAGTTGGAGACGGGGAGGAAAATTCAAAAAAGTTTCCTCCCTTCGCTGTTACCGAAGCTTGATGAGTGGAAGATAGATGCGGCCTTTATCCCCTCGGCACAGATTAGCGGTGATTTTTATGATGTTTTCATGCTCAATGAAAACAAACTGTTCGTGGCTATAGGGGATGTGTGCGGAAAGAATGTTGGTGCCGCACTTCTCATGGCACTTATAAGGACCCTTGTCAGGGTTATAGTGGGGCGTTCTGAAGACCCGCTCTCTGCTGTAAGCACCATCAATGATTATATTCTCGAACACCACAGCAACAGTATTGTTGGACAGATGTTTGTAACTTTGTTTGTAGGATGTATTGACATAAAAAGCGGGGTAATAGAATACATCAATGCAGGGCACCTCTATCCTCTGATCATAAACAAAGCCGCAGATGTGCGGGAGCTGAAAACTTCCGGCCCGGCGATTGGTCTTGCACCAAATATCACTTTTGACAAGCACCACAGCTCCATCGGTAAAAATGAACTTCTGTTTATGTACACAGATGGAGTAACAGATGCAAGAAATGAGTCTGACATTCTGTTTGAAAAAGAGGCAATGATGTCGGTGCTTCTGGATCCCAACAATTCAGTTAATGAGAAGATCTCGCTTATAATCTCCAAATTGCGTAGTCACAGCAACAGTGAATCCTTATTTGATGATGTGACTATGCTTGGATTGGAGAGGATGTAG
- a CDS encoding Ribosomal protein L11 methyltransferase: MAVGIAGSNETDGFLEEIKGSSAALSFFFRQELKAKSVMEQFKDSLSISECSMEIVENQDWNAKWRETMEPVELTGGFWVSPQWLSPPESRKAWIKIEPKMAFGTGHHETTRLAARELINSREWLKEKRLLDIGTGSGVLCFVAQICGSAFSLGLEIDSECRENLAENRELNSVEGGVEFIIGSLECVKIESLFDTVVMNMLYRESVPLLRNVTELLSDSGELIWSGILLEEKDEIIRLARDFGLKIAAESIENEWWCGKFKRK; the protein is encoded by the coding sequence ATGGCTGTAGGGATAGCCGGCAGTAATGAGACCGATGGATTTCTGGAGGAGATTAAAGGTAGTTCAGCAGCTCTGAGTTTTTTTTTCCGCCAAGAACTCAAAGCAAAATCAGTTATGGAACAGTTCAAAGACTCGCTCTCGATCTCAGAGTGCAGCATGGAGATAGTTGAGAACCAGGACTGGAACGCCAAATGGAGGGAAACTATGGAACCGGTTGAACTCACCGGAGGATTCTGGGTCTCTCCCCAATGGCTTTCACCCCCAGAAAGCAGAAAAGCCTGGATAAAGATAGAGCCAAAAATGGCATTCGGTACGGGGCACCATGAAACAACCCGCTTAGCAGCCCGGGAACTGATCAACTCCAGGGAGTGGCTCAAGGAGAAACGGCTTCTTGACATAGGGACCGGTTCTGGAGTTTTATGTTTTGTAGCTCAAATCTGTGGCTCTGCATTTTCTCTTGGCCTGGAGATCGATAGTGAATGCAGAGAAAATCTTGCAGAAAACAGGGAGTTGAACAGTGTGGAGGGAGGGGTGGAATTTATTATTGGATCCCTTGAGTGTGTAAAAATTGAGTCTCTGTTTGACACTGTTGTTATGAATATGCTCTACAGAGAGTCAGTGCCACTTCTGAGGAATGTTACAGAGCTGCTCAGTGATTCAGGTGAGCTGATATGGTCTGGGATATTATTGGAGGAAAAGGATGAGATAATCAGGCTTGCACGGGATTTTGGTTTAAAAATTGCTGCTGAGAGTATTGAGAATGAGTGGTGGTGCGGGAAATTCAAGCGCAAGTAA
- a CDS encoding Ribose-phosphate pyrophosphokinase, whose translation MQLLDSTLFITPEQFRQKRELKISGPNGWLLFVACNDGIELAKSVKRKYESLLKNHGSAQTRVPLTGTENQPLTRIFSDSETCPRLTQPVAGANAYIFQNIHHNCSPNSVNENIQQLLQAVRTLSAHRAKSITVVTPYIPYSRQEKPSYMSREAALASLFADQLKAAGAHICLTYHPHTLSLYGFYEPEMVLVSLSGLDLFASIFSHLDINNAIAVSTDAGGAKFTLHFSDLLDIPYAIANKFRPGKEKTNFLGIIGDVEGKKAAIVLDDETVTGSSLINTIKTIHQSYKVQEIYAAVSHNKIQKKYIPLLIEAWEKYGLKELHTTDSIPQTDEVKSLPFVKTHPLDNLFASTINRLHYNQSVSELFLHS comes from the coding sequence ATGCAACTTCTCGATTCAACTCTTTTTATCACTCCAGAACAATTCAGACAGAAACGGGAGTTGAAGATTTCAGGCCCCAACGGCTGGTTACTCTTTGTAGCCTGCAATGATGGTATCGAACTGGCAAAATCTGTTAAACGCAAATATGAGTCTTTGCTCAAAAATCATGGAAGTGCCCAAACCAGAGTGCCTCTCACCGGCACTGAAAACCAACCTCTCACCAGAATTTTCTCCGACTCGGAGACCTGTCCCAGGTTAACCCAACCTGTAGCAGGAGCTAACGCGTATATATTCCAAAACATTCACCACAATTGCTCCCCTAACAGCGTAAATGAAAATATCCAGCAGCTTTTACAGGCTGTTCGCACCCTCAGCGCACACAGAGCAAAATCAATTACAGTGGTCACTCCCTACATCCCCTATTCAAGACAGGAAAAACCCAGCTACATGTCCAGAGAAGCTGCCTTAGCATCTCTTTTCGCTGATCAGCTCAAGGCTGCAGGGGCTCATATCTGTCTGACCTACCACCCACACACCCTCTCACTCTACGGTTTCTATGAACCGGAAATGGTCCTTGTTTCATTAAGTGGGTTAGACCTTTTTGCATCCATCTTTTCCCATTTAGATATCAACAATGCCATAGCGGTATCAACCGATGCCGGAGGAGCTAAATTCACCCTCCATTTTTCCGATCTTCTGGATATCCCCTACGCAATAGCTAACAAATTTCGCCCTGGAAAAGAGAAAACAAACTTCCTGGGAATTATTGGAGATGTAGAGGGAAAAAAAGCTGCGATCGTTCTTGATGATGAAACTGTCACCGGATCATCTCTTATAAACACCATCAAAACAATACACCAATCCTACAAAGTACAAGAGATTTATGCGGCTGTGAGTCACAACAAAATCCAAAAAAAGTATATCCCACTCCTCATTGAAGCATGGGAAAAATATGGGCTGAAAGAATTACACACAACTGATTCCATACCACAAACCGATGAGGTCAAAAGCCTCCCTTTTGTTAAAACACACCCACTGGATAATCTGTTTGCTTCTACTATTAACCGACTTCATTATAATCAGTCCGTGAGTGAACTTTTCCTCCATTCCTGA